One part of the Candidatus Saccharimonadales bacterium genome encodes these proteins:
- a CDS encoding prepilin peptidase, with amino-acid sequence MDLLPIFLGLVGLAMGSFVDALVWRLKNKKDFVADRSECESCHHKLGVKDLVPVISWLSLGGKCRYCGKKISTVSPVIELSMGALFVLSYFFWPLGFDQWQAVASFVIWLIYLVLLTALFVYDLRWMLLPDKLVFPLITLGLVDAGLRVSLMPGTNYIFYVLSGVTAIAGFYGLLYFFSKGKWVGFGDVKLSIFIGAVLGWQKAIMVLLFSNVIGFLYVVPGLALGKLNRKSRIPFGPFLIIAFFIAGLFGDIILNWYIYELLLVGV; translated from the coding sequence ATGGATTTATTGCCGATTTTCTTGGGGCTAGTTGGGCTAGCTATGGGTAGTTTTGTTGACGCGCTTGTCTGGCGTCTAAAAAATAAAAAAGATTTTGTAGCAGACCGCTCCGAATGCGAAAGCTGCCACCACAAGTTAGGGGTAAAAGATCTCGTGCCTGTAATTAGCTGGTTGTCGCTTGGTGGCAAATGCAGGTACTGTGGCAAAAAAATAAGCACAGTTAGTCCAGTCATTGAGCTTAGTATGGGCGCTCTGTTTGTTTTGTCATACTTTTTTTGGCCGCTTGGGTTTGATCAGTGGCAGGCCGTTGCGTCGTTTGTAATTTGGCTAATTTATCTTGTTTTGCTGACCGCACTTTTTGTTTACGACCTAAGGTGGATGTTGTTGCCGGATAAACTAGTATTTCCTTTAATTACTCTTGGGTTAGTTGATGCTGGCTTGCGCGTAAGTTTGATGCCGGGTACAAACTACATTTTTTATGTTTTGTCTGGGGTGACGGCTATAGCCGGTTTTTATGGATTGTTATACTTTTTTTCAAAAGGTAAGTGGGTAGGCTTTGGCGATGTAAAACTCAGCATATTTATTGGAGCAGTATTGGGCTGGCAAAAAGCCATCATGGTATTATTGTTTTCCAATGTTATTGGCTTTTTATATGTTGTGCCGGGTTTAGCCTTGGGCAAGTTAAATCGAAAAAGTCGCATACCATTTGGTCCATTTTTAATAATTGCATTTTTTATTGCCGGCTTGTTTGGCGACATAATTTTGAATTGGTATATTTACGAACTTTTGCTGGTGGGCGTTTAA
- a CDS encoding type II secretion system F family protein — translation MLSFDYSARDTTTNKVIHSTVQAESERAAAKVLMAQGIVPLQITEQTGKSNIWARLTNRVGAKDRVIFTRQLATLINAGLPLAQSLRTLADQTENKRLVAVTNDIITSIEGGSTLADAFAKHPEIFNDVFIALIAAGEASGTLDKALERIADQQEKEAELLSKVRGAMVYPAIVLVVIMGVIAFMLFTIIPQIERLYEDLNKELPLVTAILVGASNFVIKFWWLLILILIAAGYFAKRYLDTDAGRKWLDTFKLNVPLFGNLFRKVYMARFTRTGQTLMSTGVQMLEMLRISARAVNNIPIAESIMRAAEKVKGGKSLSSSLKNEPYILSLVPQMIGIGEQSGGIDKMMGKAATYYENEVDAAVRSISTAIEPVLMVVLAAVAGIMVLAILLPVYGLIGNLPGS, via the coding sequence ATGCTAAGTTTTGATTATTCTGCGCGAGATACCACCACTAATAAAGTCATACATTCCACAGTCCAGGCTGAGTCCGAGCGCGCTGCTGCAAAAGTTTTGATGGCGCAGGGAATTGTGCCATTGCAGATAACCGAACAAACAGGGAAGAGTAATATCTGGGCACGGTTAACTAACCGCGTAGGTGCAAAAGATCGAGTTATTTTTACTCGACAATTAGCCACATTAATTAACGCCGGTTTGCCGCTTGCACAAAGTTTGCGAACCTTGGCAGATCAGACCGAGAATAAACGGCTTGTTGCGGTGACGAATGATATCATCACCAGCATCGAAGGCGGAAGTACTCTAGCTGATGCTTTTGCGAAGCATCCTGAGATTTTTAATGATGTATTTATTGCGTTAATCGCCGCAGGCGAAGCGTCGGGAACTTTGGATAAGGCCTTGGAGCGTATCGCTGATCAGCAAGAAAAAGAAGCCGAACTTTTGAGTAAAGTTAGGGGGGCAATGGTTTATCCGGCAATCGTGCTGGTTGTGATCATGGGTGTTATTGCGTTTATGTTGTTTACAATTATTCCGCAGATTGAGCGACTTTATGAAGACCTGAATAAAGAGCTGCCTCTTGTGACTGCAATTTTGGTGGGTGCGTCAAACTTTGTGATTAAGTTTTGGTGGTTGCTAATTTTAATTTTGATCGCGGCGGGTTATTTTGCAAAACGCTACCTTGATACCGACGCTGGGCGCAAGTGGCTAGACACCTTTAAGCTTAACGTACCACTATTTGGTAATTTGTTCCGTAAGGTTTACATGGCGAGGTTTACGCGAACAGGTCAGACACTTATGTCTACAGGGGTACAGATGCTAGAGATGTTACGAATTTCTGCGCGCGCCGTCAATAATATCCCGATTGCCGAGAGTATTATGCGTGCCGCCGAGAAAGTTAAGGGTGGTAAATCTTTGTCTTCTTCGCTTAAAAACGAGCCTTATATTTTGTCACTTGTCCCGCAAATGATAGGAATTGGTGAGCAATCTGGTGGAATAGACAAAATGATGGGTAAGGCTGCGACATATTACGAGAATGAGGTTGATGCGGCTGTGCGCTCGATCTCAACTGCAATCGAACCGGTGTTAATGGTGGTACTTGCAGCTGTGGCTGGGATTATGGTTCTGGCCATCTTGTTGCCGGTTTACGGCTTGATAGGCAATCTGCCGGGTAGTTAA
- the pilM gene encoding type IV pilus assembly protein PilM: MSLFSSVGDFFALDIGTTAIRVVQLKESGGGWSLVRYGSAPVDIKISTSDSPEDQRRLSDVITNLIGQSGITARNVTVGIPSNKTFITVVDLPDLPAQELSSTIKYQAEQFIPMAVDDVKIDWAVLGKSLRDPSKIEVLLASVSKKFSEARLDMVEGLGLNVIALEPDSLALVRALIPPNTQGANMILDFGDFSTDIVLVLNDAPRLIRSIPVGMQTLIRAAIQNLNVDPNQAQQFITKFGLYPDRLEGQILKSLDATLEQFAAEVTKSAKFFQTRYPNVPVNSVVLSGYTLTIPAFAEYISSKTGMRTIAGNSWANVQYGSGMQDQLMQLAPQFGVAVGLAERKI; this comes from the coding sequence ATGAGTTTGTTTTCATCGGTGGGCGACTTTTTCGCACTAGATATTGGCACTACAGCTATCAGGGTTGTACAGCTTAAAGAATCTGGCGGTGGCTGGAGCTTGGTTCGTTATGGCTCAGCCCCTGTTGATATTAAAATTTCAACATCTGACTCACCGGAAGACCAGCGTCGTTTAAGTGATGTGATAACTAATTTGATAGGGCAGAGCGGGATTACTGCGCGTAACGTTACCGTCGGAATACCTTCAAACAAAACGTTTATCACAGTAGTCGATTTACCTGATCTTCCTGCGCAAGAACTTTCTAGCACAATTAAGTATCAGGCTGAGCAGTTTATTCCTATGGCGGTGGACGATGTAAAAATAGACTGGGCTGTTCTGGGCAAATCTTTGCGTGACCCAAGTAAGATAGAAGTTTTGTTAGCTAGTGTTTCCAAGAAATTTAGTGAGGCTCGACTTGATATGGTCGAAGGTCTGGGCTTGAACGTTATTGCACTTGAGCCAGATTCATTGGCGCTTGTTCGAGCGCTAATTCCGCCAAACACCCAGGGCGCAAACATGATTTTGGATTTTGGTGACTTTTCAACAGATATTGTTTTGGTTTTGAACGACGCACCACGTTTAATTCGATCTATTCCAGTGGGAATGCAGACGTTAATTAGGGCTGCTATCCAAAATCTAAACGTTGATCCTAATCAGGCACAGCAGTTTATTACTAAGTTCGGTTTATATCCAGACAGACTAGAGGGGCAAATCCTAAAATCGCTAGATGCCACTTTAGAGCAGTTTGCGGCCGAAGTAACTAAATCGGCTAAGTTTTTCCAAACTCGCTATCCGAATGTGCCGGTTAATTCGGTGGTGCTATCAGGATATACACTTACAATTCCCGCATTTGCAGAATATATTTCGTCAAAGACTGGTATGCGTACGATCGCCGGTAACTCGTGGGCTAACGTGCAATACGGGTCTGGCATGCAGGATCAGCTTATGCAGCTTGCTCCACAATTTGGTGTTGCGGTTGGTTTAGCGGAGAGAAAGATATGA
- a CDS encoding SurA N-terminal domain-containing protein, whose translation MNNIIPSKFNKKEPELPETGGRITNETVAQHRERILAGGRKFKYPLQYTKHRVLIISILIFVVAFIGLFSFATWQLYGAQNVSAFMYRLTTVVPFPVAKVEGQWVAYSDYLRELRSSIHYFSTKEAVNFNSDDGKRQLEYQKRLALNKSTETAFIKKLAKENDVSVSRQEVNDFVAMQISSNKLGLTEDAYRQIIRNYYDWSLDEYKQSIHNQLLQTKVAAKIGTEERAKIDGFLAQLNAGVPFEEVAKSSEDVIAGAKGGDIGTYGLADNDPNGLIAAANQLEVGATSGVINGTNGFYIIKLVARPSEKEVTLSAIFVGYKALQQKLEEFRQSGVIDEFIKVEPIASPTT comes from the coding sequence ATGAACAATATTATTCCAAGTAAATTCAACAAAAAAGAACCTGAACTTCCAGAGACTGGCGGTAGAATTACTAACGAAACAGTTGCGCAGCACCGCGAACGTATTTTAGCCGGCGGACGTAAGTTTAAATATCCGCTACAGTACACCAAGCACCGAGTACTTATAATTAGTATTCTCATTTTCGTTGTAGCCTTTATTGGCTTATTCAGTTTCGCTACATGGCAGCTTTACGGCGCGCAAAACGTTAGCGCGTTTATGTATAGGCTTACAACTGTTGTACCTTTTCCCGTGGCAAAAGTAGAGGGGCAGTGGGTGGCATATAGTGATTATTTGCGTGAGCTTCGGAGCTCGATCCACTACTTTAGTACAAAAGAGGCTGTCAATTTTAACTCTGATGACGGTAAAAGACAGCTTGAATACCAAAAACGTCTTGCTTTAAATAAAAGCACCGAGACAGCATTCATTAAAAAATTAGCCAAAGAAAATGACGTTTCTGTGAGTAGGCAAGAGGTTAATGATTTCGTTGCAATGCAAATCAGTAGTAACAAACTTGGCTTAACAGAAGACGCTTATCGACAGATTATCCGCAATTACTACGACTGGTCGCTAGATGAGTACAAGCAGTCGATCCACAATCAGCTTTTGCAGACAAAAGTTGCGGCAAAAATAGGTACCGAAGAACGTGCAAAAATTGACGGGTTTCTAGCGCAATTAAATGCCGGCGTGCCTTTTGAAGAAGTAGCTAAATCGTCTGAAGATGTAATTGCCGGCGCTAAGGGTGGAGATATTGGTACTTACGGCTTGGCGGACAACGACCCAAACGGTCTAATCGCTGCCGCAAATCAGCTTGAGGTTGGAGCAACGTCAGGTGTTATAAATGGCACAAACGGCTTTTACATTATCAAACTTGTTGCGCGACCTTCCGAAAAAGAAGTTACACTCTCGGCAATTTTTGTAGGTTATAAAGCCCTTCAACAAAAACTCGAGGAATTCCGCCAATCAGGTGTAATCGATGAGTTCATCAAAGTTGAGCCAATTGCTAGTCCAACAACTTGA
- a CDS encoding type IV pilus twitching motility protein PilT, protein MAAELKIEILLEEVIKKRASDLHLQVSMPPMLRIDGTLTPISGYPILDEEKVESLIFAILDEEQKQILLKDKEFDFSFAFGDLGRFRVNAFHERGNLAAALRLIPNEIKSISELGLPGTVTNFASYPRGLVLVTGPTGSGKSTTLAALVDVINTNRADHIITIEDPIEFTHKSKRSLVVQREVHYDTYSFSAALRSSLRQDPDVVLIGEMRDLETISAAITIAETGHLVFATLHTNSAAQSIDRMIDVFPPHQQPQIRSQLANILQAICSQRLVPAIGGGRLAAAEILIATPAVRNIIREGKSHQLDAVIQTGGDIGMQSMDKTLSGMVQSGTVSYDEARNFAVDVSEFDRMMRG, encoded by the coding sequence ATGGCTGCAGAACTAAAAATCGAGATTTTACTGGAAGAAGTTATAAAAAAACGGGCTTCAGATTTGCATTTGCAGGTTAGTATGCCGCCAATGCTTAGGATAGACGGAACTCTAACGCCTATTTCTGGTTATCCAATTTTAGATGAAGAAAAGGTTGAAAGCCTAATTTTTGCAATTTTAGACGAAGAGCAAAAACAAATTTTGCTAAAAGATAAAGAATTTGACTTTAGTTTTGCATTCGGCGACTTAGGTCGGTTCCGCGTTAACGCATTTCATGAACGTGGCAACTTGGCTGCGGCGCTCCGTTTGATCCCCAATGAAATTAAAAGTATTTCGGAACTTGGATTGCCAGGAACTGTAACTAATTTTGCATCTTACCCACGTGGTTTGGTTTTGGTAACTGGCCCAACCGGATCGGGTAAGTCTACAACTTTGGCAGCCCTAGTTGACGTAATTAACACTAATCGCGCCGACCACATTATTACGATCGAAGATCCAATCGAGTTTACGCATAAGTCTAAACGCTCTTTAGTGGTGCAACGCGAGGTGCACTACGACACATATAGCTTTAGCGCGGCTCTTCGTTCCAGTTTACGTCAGGACCCGGATGTAGTTTTGATTGGTGAGATGCGCGACCTGGAGACAATTAGCGCAGCAATCACAATCGCAGAGACTGGCCACTTAGTGTTTGCAACTTTGCACACGAACAGTGCGGCACAGTCAATCGATCGTATGATTGACGTGTTTCCGCCACACCAGCAACCTCAGATTCGCAGCCAGCTAGCTAACATTTTGCAAGCAATTTGTTCTCAGCGTTTAGTGCCGGCAATCGGCGGCGGACGATTGGCTGCGGCCGAAATTTTAATCGCAACGCCAGCTGTGCGTAATATTATTCGCGAGGGTAAGAGTCACCAACTTGACGCGGTTATCCAGACCGGCGGTGACATAGGAATGCAATCGATGGACAAGACTTTGTCGGGTATGGTTCAGTCGGGTACTGTGAGTTACGATGAAGCTCGAAACTTTGCAGTTGATGTTTCGGAATTTGACCGGATGATGAGAGGCTAA
- a CDS encoding type II secretion system protein: MKKLNNGKGFTIIEVVLVLAIAGLIFLVVFLALPALQRGQRDTQRKNDLGRFMSQVTSYSSNNQGNLPTSATAWNTMISNYLTVNSANFSDPSSGATYSVPASGGYNTAAPASPVTVQQGEIKIYTNSRCGGTNGVETSTGSRNIAAVIYQEQGGFYCLDNR; encoded by the coding sequence ATGAAGAAGTTAAACAACGGTAAAGGATTTACGATCATCGAAGTCGTGCTTGTACTTGCGATCGCTGGTCTTATTTTCTTGGTAGTATTTTTAGCATTGCCTGCACTGCAGCGCGGCCAGCGCGATACGCAGCGTAAGAACGATCTTGGTCGATTTATGAGCCAGGTTACGTCTTACTCAAGTAATAACCAGGGTAATTTACCAACAAGCGCAACCGCCTGGAACACAATGATTAGCAACTACCTAACGGTTAACAGTGCTAATTTCTCTGATCCTTCAAGTGGAGCAACCTACAGTGTGCCGGCCTCGGGTGGATATAACACTGCAGCACCGGCTTCACCGGTAACTGTTCAGCAAGGTGAGATCAAGATTTACACGAACTCACGTTGCGGCGGAACCAACGGAGTCGAGACCAGTACCGGTTCCAGGAATATAGCGGCAGTAATTTACCAAGAACAAGGTGGATTCTACTGCTTAGACAATCGATAA
- the xerA gene encoding site-specific tyrosine recombinase/integron integrase encodes MSKYISELIVDFLEYLEVEQNRSQKTAENYHLYLMRLVEFADDIKIEQINDELVRKWRLWLARFKDDKGQELSKLTQSYHLIALRSFLKFCSKRGISSLAPDKIELPRVKKRQVSFLNDDELKRLFESIKAASLIGLRDRAIVALLYSSGLRVSELAGLNKDHINLKRGEFTVRGKGQKDRVVFIDSYANQLLNEYIDARDDNDQALFIRYSGTKNVDNSGDFARLTPRSIQRIVSGYAKLAGITKQVSPHTLRHSFATDLLMNGADLRSVQSLLGHSNIATTQIYTHVTDPHLKDIHERFHSVAEQET; translated from the coding sequence ATGTCTAAGTATATTTCTGAGCTGATAGTAGACTTTTTAGAATATTTAGAAGTTGAGCAAAACCGTTCTCAAAAGACAGCCGAAAACTACCACCTTTACTTAATGCGCCTAGTTGAGTTCGCTGACGACATTAAGATCGAACAGATAAACGATGAGCTTGTTCGCAAGTGGCGGCTCTGGCTAGCGAGATTTAAAGATGACAAAGGGCAGGAGCTGTCTAAGTTAACTCAATCTTATCACCTAATTGCGCTTAGGAGTTTTTTAAAATTCTGCTCTAAGCGAGGAATTAGTTCCCTAGCACCTGATAAAATCGAGCTGCCCCGCGTAAAAAAACGTCAAGTTAGTTTTTTGAACGATGATGAGCTTAAAAGATTATTTGAGTCCATTAAAGCAGCTAGCCTAATTGGTCTTCGCGACAGGGCTATTGTGGCACTTTTATATTCTAGCGGTCTGCGTGTATCTGAACTGGCAGGCTTAAACAAGGATCACATAAACCTAAAACGCGGCGAATTTACTGTGCGCGGTAAAGGGCAAAAAGATCGCGTAGTTTTTATCGATTCATATGCAAATCAATTACTCAACGAATATATTGACGCACGCGATGATAACGACCAAGCTCTCTTCATCCGTTATAGTGGAACAAAAAATGTAGACAACAGCGGAGACTTTGCCAGACTAACCCCACGTAGTATTCAGCGAATTGTTAGCGGATATGCAAAGTTGGCTGGCATAACCAAGCAGGTTTCACCGCATACTTTGCGACACAGCTTTGCTACCGATCTTTTAATGAATGGGGCCGATCTTAGAAGCGTGCAGTCATTGCTTGGCCACAGCAACATAGCGACCACGCAAATTTATACACATGTAACCGACCCTCACTTAAAAGATATACATGAACGATTTCACTCTGTCGCCGAACAAGAGACCTAA
- a CDS encoding type II secretion system protein yields MTRHGKQSGFTLVELMLAIAFIGFIILFTVLAVVQVMRTYNKGLTVKEINQTARNSVDDMARAARSSSNVVTTAIPAGRVCFGSVSYVWNYQGATTNKYDSVGNPSVTMARVNDPGNAMCAASSGVYPNVPAANATSLLTDRVWVQMLSVVPNTNTDLVTITMQLSTKEDVTNPTLLDPFPAAPPDPNNPATWVRCTGVGGSEFCATSTFSTTVSMGGQN; encoded by the coding sequence ATGACCCGTCACGGTAAACAATCTGGTTTTACATTAGTCGAGCTCATGCTAGCCATTGCATTTATTGGATTTATCATTTTGTTTACGGTACTGGCTGTGGTGCAGGTTATGAGGACTTACAATAAAGGCCTAACTGTTAAAGAGATCAATCAAACCGCAAGGAATTCGGTTGATGACATGGCGCGTGCTGCAAGGTCATCGAGTAACGTAGTTACTACGGCTATTCCAGCCGGAAGAGTCTGTTTTGGTAGTGTAAGTTATGTTTGGAACTATCAAGGTGCAACAACCAATAAATATGATAGTGTCGGTAATCCTTCGGTTACAATGGCCCGCGTGAACGATCCGGGCAATGCCATGTGCGCGGCTTCTTCTGGGGTTTATCCAAACGTGCCAGCGGCTAATGCAACCTCTCTTTTAACAGATAGAGTTTGGGTACAGATGCTGAGCGTTGTTCCAAATACGAATACTGACTTAGTTACAATTACAATGCAACTTTCCACAAAGGAGGATGTAACTAATCCTACTTTGCTTGATCCGTTCCCGGCTGCTCCTCCTGATCCAAATAATCCAGCAACTTGGGTACGTTGCACTGGTGTTGGTGGTTCAGAATTTTGCGCAACGTCTACTTTTAGTACAACTGTATCTATGGGAGGTCAAAATTAA
- a CDS encoding GspE/PulE family protein, with translation MSILTEENQKKLESLLVSEKFLTSDELVSLRKQAAKLGKPFVALLLETKKVNDEQLTKLMAEISGVPYVDLSDAQIETRVLDLLPRDVAEHFMAVPLGDVQKRVGVAMIDANNVQAVDYLANKIGRPIKVYMASEAGVRHVLDQYKTNLEAGVSAAIETAKTEEEGAKVASANIRDLVQDSPISRALSTILEYAVRARASDIHIEPLENSLKIRARIDGVLREIMKLPKSIEPALVSRIKILSNLKIDEHRIPQDGQFAIRMIGKDVDLRIAISPVVWGEQVVIRLLDKSGTNFRLQELGFAGRALRRIESGIRKPNGMVLTSGPTGSGKTTSLYALIQSIKSDEVNIVTLEDPVEYKMDGVNQIQVNPEVGLTFANGLRSILRQDPDVVMVGEIRDKETADLAVQAALTGHLVFSTLHTNSAAGILPRLLDMGIEPFLIASTVNVIIGQRLVRRVTEEKETYTSGSLETMSIHETLNGLLPKTKDEVAKVAADLGYKDLPLANQKAYTLVRGKDSPQTPGGFKGRLGLYEVMDVNQDIQNLIIKRATSGDIQRRAVEQGMVTMRQDGYLKALSGLTTLGEVNRVAANIA, from the coding sequence TTGAGTATTTTAACCGAAGAAAATCAAAAGAAACTCGAATCGCTACTAGTTAGTGAAAAGTTTTTGACTAGTGATGAACTGGTAAGTTTGCGTAAGCAAGCAGCTAAATTAGGGAAGCCATTTGTAGCACTTTTACTTGAAACTAAAAAAGTTAACGACGAGCAGCTGACTAAGCTTATGGCTGAGATTTCGGGAGTGCCGTATGTTGACTTATCGGACGCACAGATTGAAACCCGAGTTCTTGATCTATTGCCACGCGATGTCGCTGAGCATTTTATGGCGGTGCCGCTTGGTGATGTGCAAAAGCGTGTAGGTGTGGCGATGATTGATGCCAATAATGTACAGGCAGTCGACTACCTTGCCAACAAAATTGGCCGACCGATTAAGGTATACATGGCCTCTGAGGCTGGTGTGCGCCACGTCTTAGATCAGTACAAAACCAACCTAGAAGCTGGCGTAAGTGCCGCAATTGAGACCGCAAAAACAGAAGAAGAGGGAGCTAAAGTTGCGAGCGCAAATATTCGCGATTTGGTGCAAGATTCACCGATTAGCCGTGCGCTCAGCACGATTTTGGAGTATGCGGTCAGGGCCCGCGCATCTGATATACATATCGAGCCTCTTGAAAATTCGCTTAAAATCCGAGCTCGAATCGATGGTGTGTTACGCGAAATAATGAAGCTGCCAAAAAGCATTGAACCCGCACTAGTATCACGCATCAAAATTCTGTCAAACTTAAAAATCGACGAGCATCGTATACCGCAAGACGGTCAATTTGCCATTAGAATGATTGGCAAAGACGTCGATCTTCGTATCGCGATCAGCCCGGTAGTTTGGGGCGAACAGGTAGTTATTCGCTTGCTTGATAAAAGTGGAACCAACTTTAGGTTGCAAGAACTTGGTTTTGCTGGGCGAGCGCTGCGCCGAATTGAATCGGGGATTCGTAAGCCAAACGGAATGGTCTTGACATCTGGTCCGACTGGCTCGGGAAAAACCACATCGCTTTATGCGCTTATCCAGAGTATTAAAAGTGATGAAGTCAATATTGTTACTCTCGAAGATCCGGTTGAATATAAAATGGATGGCGTTAACCAAATTCAGGTTAATCCAGAAGTGGGCCTAACTTTTGCTAATGGTTTAAGATCGATCTTGCGCCAAGACCCAGACGTTGTAATGGTTGGTGAGATTCGCGACAAAGAAACAGCTGACCTAGCCGTGCAAGCTGCACTTACGGGCCACCTGGTGTTTAGTACACTTCACACAAACTCTGCCGCCGGAATTTTGCCCCGCTTGCTGGATATGGGAATTGAACCATTCTTGATTGCTTCAACAGTTAACGTAATTATTGGTCAGCGTTTAGTACGCAGAGTTACAGAGGAAAAAGAAACTTATACTTCGGGATCACTAGAGACCATGAGCATTCACGAAACTCTAAATGGACTGTTGCCGAAAACTAAAGACGAAGTAGCCAAAGTTGCGGCCGACTTAGGTTATAAAGACTTGCCGCTTGCCAACCAAAAAGCTTATACTTTAGTTAGGGGCAAAGATAGCCCTCAGACGCCAGGTGGCTTTAAGGGTCGCTTGGGGTTATATGAGGTTATGGATGTCAATCAGGATATCCAAAATCTAATTATAAAACGCGCAACCAGCGGCGACATTCAGCGTAGGGCTGTTGAACAAGGCATGGTTACGATGCGACAAGATGGGTATCTCAAGGCTTTGAGCGGATTAACCACGCTAGGCGAAGTTAATCGCGTTGCGGCAAATATAGCATAA
- a CDS encoding PH domain-containing protein, with amino-acid sequence MPEFEGQQEGENLIFTFRHHPIMMRKGFYALLIPFLIASIPVLLWPENLNYLWLAFGGLVLGIVLFFYHWMGWYFSVYIVTNQRLRQITQKGFFNRSVIDLGISKIQNISYNIPGLSASMFGFGTVVIQTYVGDLLLNKIHHPDKIHNDLSDVVTKYGGEAADQ; translated from the coding sequence ATGCCAGAATTCGAAGGCCAGCAAGAAGGTGAAAATTTAATTTTTACATTTCGTCATCACCCTATTATGATGCGAAAGGGATTTTACGCGTTACTTATTCCATTTTTGATCGCGAGTATTCCAGTATTGCTTTGGCCTGAAAACTTAAACTATTTATGGCTGGCTTTTGGTGGGTTGGTGTTGGGAATTGTGTTGTTTTTTTACCACTGGATGGGTTGGTATTTTAGCGTTTATATTGTTACGAATCAGCGACTACGACAAATTACTCAAAAAGGGTTTTTCAATAGAAGTGTAATCGACCTTGGCATATCTAAGATTCAAAACATAAGCTATAATATTCCTGGATTAAGTGCGTCTATGTTTGGGTTTGGAACAGTTGTGATCCAGACTTACGTAGGAGATCTGTTGTTAAACAAAATACATCATCCAGATAAAATCCATAACGATCTTTCGGATGTTGTAACTAAATATGGCGGTGAAGCCGCTGATCAATAA
- a CDS encoding nucleoside-diphosphate kinase, with the protein MSKELHPVVHKVKFERTYCMIKPDGVMRGLVGEIIHRLEKAGLKVVAMKMLIPTEEQVRAHYPASDEAWVLRLGEKSLSGFENLDVTAKEVLGSEDKAELGKEVLESLIKFMQSGPVVCMVVEGIQAVEMVRKLAGHTLPFKADVGTIRGDFSVDSPAVANAEKRSIHNLFHASETAAEAENEIKLWFGDEKIYHYNLSGSETMYGKYY; encoded by the coding sequence ATGTCTAAAGAACTTCATCCTGTAGTACATAAAGTTAAGTTTGAACGCACATATTGTATGATCAAACCCGACGGTGTTATGCGAGGACTTGTAGGCGAGATTATTCATCGGCTAGAAAAAGCCGGACTTAAGGTTGTGGCGATGAAAATGTTAATTCCAACCGAAGAGCAGGTTAGGGCACATTACCCAGCTAGCGACGAGGCTTGGGTGTTACGTTTAGGCGAAAAAAGTTTGAGCGGATTCGAAAATTTGGATGTAACTGCCAAGGAAGTATTAGGCTCCGAGGACAAAGCCGAGTTAGGCAAAGAAGTTTTAGAGAGCCTAATCAAATTCATGCAGTCAGGCCCAGTGGTGTGTATGGTAGTCGAAGGTATTCAAGCAGTAGAAATGGTCCGCAAGCTTGCTGGCCACACGCTTCCATTCAAGGCCGACGTCGGCACCATCCGTGGTGACTTTTCGGTAGATAGCCCAGCAGTTGCAAACGCCGAAAAGCGATCGATTCACAATTTATTCCACGCTAGCGAAACCGCAGCCGAAGCCGAAAACGAAATCAAACTTTGGTTCGGTGATGAAAAAATCTACCATTATAATTTGTCTGGTAGCGAAACCATGTACGGCAAGTACTATTAA